A region from the Lolium perenne isolate Kyuss_39 chromosome 4, Kyuss_2.0, whole genome shotgun sequence genome encodes:
- the LOC127347180 gene encoding putative F-box protein At3g25750, translating into MADGDDSMEQGRSLPSAVDWSNLPDDLLGMIRSRFISRRGRARFAATCRSWRAAPAPPALPLLLLSAHSSGMDIKKNLYCPEEREVLRFEIPGKLRNTQIRGCYDGGWVAAVTTTPPVTFAIFNLFSGVEVPLSREQRNMPWVVRSLWDIRKVIFSDVPTSGDCVLAAMTHQRNTALCRVGSPDAGWVVIEICDRVVLDDIVFFQGGLYGLTHNSQKLFKFDISFNEDAAPPLVVGGPYIFDVHWHGYRIESPLTTSIFELHGKLAVAMMALSWENNKPFFKVFQLDVAAHTYTWKEVVTLGDSALFLGRSCSSRVLHVQAGGRGGVTKNHIYYSDHWHAIFYNYPKFRKEAYLARSEYGESMYCCQHQKSRDGVEGIPSVGHYMTNGMDYPLWCFPPDY; encoded by the coding sequence ATGGCGGACGGCGACGACAGCATGGAACAAGGACGGAGCTTGCCGTCGGCAGTGGACTGGTCCAACCTCCCGGACGACCTTCTTGGCATGATCCGGTCGAGGTTCATCTCCCGACGCGGACGCGCTCGCTTCGCCGCCACCTGCAGGTCGTGGCGGGCTGCGCCGGCGCCGCCAGCACTCCCTCTGCTCCTCCTCTCAGCCCACAGCAGCGGCATGGACATCAAGAAAAACCTCTACTGCCCTGAGGAACGCGAGGTTCTCCGTTTCGAGATCCCGGGCAAACTGCGCAACACGCAGATACGTGGATGCTACGACGGCGGATGGGTGGCCGCGGTCACGACCACGCCGCCGGTTACGTTCGCGATCTTCAATCTTTTCTCAGGTGTTGAGGTGCCACTTTCCAGGGAGCAGAGGAACATGCCATGGGTAGTACGGAGTCTGTGGGACATCCGCAAAGTAATCTTCTCTGACGTCCCTACCTCGGGCGACTGCGTCCTTGCCGCCATGACTCATCAACGCAACACAGCCTTGTGCAGAGTTGGCTCTCCGGACGCCGGGTGGGTCGTGATCGAAATATGTGATAGGGTGGTGCTCGACGATATTGTTTTCTTCCAGGGGGGCCTCTACGGCCTAACACATAATAGCCAGAAATTGTTCAAGTTTGACATCAGCTTTAACGAAGATGCGGCGCCGCCGCTGGTGGTCGGCGGCCCCTACATATTTGATGTCCATTGGCATGGTTATAGGATCGAGAGCCCGCTCACCACATCCATCTTTGAGTTACATGGTAAGCTAGCGGTGGCCATGATGGCTCTCTCTTGGGAAAACAATAAGCCCTTCTTCAAGGTGTTCCAACTTGATGTCGCGGCACACACCTATACGTGGAAGGAGGTAGTTACCTTGGGTGACAGCGCCTTGTTCTTGGGGAGATCATGCTCCTCCCGGGTGTTGCATGTGCAAGCTGGCGGGCGCGGCGGTGTAACGAAAAATCACATCTACTACTCCGACCATTGGCATGCCATCTTTTATAACTACCCAAAGTTCCGCAAAGAGGCCTACTTGGCGAGGTCAGAATATGGTGAGTCCATGTATTGCTGCCAACACCAAAAATCTCGTGACGGCGTGGAGGGAATCCCCTCCGTGGGACATTACATGACGAATGGCATGGATTATCCACTCTGGTGCTTCCCTCCCGACTACTAG
- the LOC139839114 gene encoding uncharacterized protein yields MASFSSSGSDPFNSSRSGSNNLFAGPSVAVIRDIPIAERVPVKLSTTAVNFFPWKTYFGLLFREYDLLDHVDGTIDLLAMPHDPEWLAIDATIIRWFYQTVSNDIFRTVVRDGDSAHTRVTFLQQEFFGTHRNDQSLDEYILKLKSLSDELPGLGEDLSNAASNLTLLTTPTFEQAVAYLRLEERRLKHLRARAADNA; encoded by the exons ATGGCCAGTTTCTCCTCCTCCGGCTCCGACCCCTTCAACTCCTCCCGCTCCGGTAGCAACAACCTCTTCGCCGGCCCCTCCGTCGCCGTCATCCGCGACATTCCCATCGCCGAGCGCGTGCCGGTGAAGCTCTCCACCACCGCTGTCAACTTCTTCCCGTGGAAGACGTACTTCGGGCTGCTCTTCCGCGAGTATGATCTCCTCGATCACGTCGACGGCACCATCGACCTTCTCGCCATGCCGCACGACCCCGAGTGGCTCGCGatcgacgccaccatcatccgctggTTCTACCAGACTGTCTCCAACGACATCTTCCGCACCGTCGTCCGCGACGGCGACTCCGCACACACG CGGGTCACCTTCCTCCAGCAGGAGTTCTTCGGCACCCACCGGAACGACCAGTCTCTCGACGAGTACATCCTCAAGCTGAAGAGCCTCTCCGACGAGCTCC CGGGTCTCGGCGAGGATCTCAGCAacgccgcctccaacctcacGCTCCTCACCACGCCCACCTTCGAGCAGGCCGTGGCCTACCTGCGCCTCGAGGAGCGCCGCCTCAAGCATCTCCGGGCTCGGGCggctgataacgcgtga